Proteins from one Haliaeetus albicilla chromosome 4, bHalAlb1.1, whole genome shotgun sequence genomic window:
- the LOC104317153 gene encoding UDP-glucuronosyltransferase 1A1, translated as MNRLWISRNMAHVSKYSYLVSVGVLVFLSLFCLANGGKLLVVPMDGSHWLSMRSLLAALSQKEHEIVIVAPEVNLNVKASEYYTLKTYPVPLTREELGASMHSFANDLFERRPFLQRITALYEKVQVISDLYISSCSSLLHNKYLTQYLEGSKFDAVLTDPVAPCGQILALHLSIPSVFFLRGLPCSLDLQATQCPDPPSYVPRTFTDNSDHMTFIQRVENLFLKSSESFLCNFAYLPFELLASDVLHRPVTMKELLSHGSIWLKRMDFVFEYPMPVMPNIVFIGGINCGKKKTLSQADLERLAAGGKLLVVPVDGSHWLSMREVLDGLRQKGHEIVVVAPEGIYTAYRPHELSPAGEESNV; from the exons ATGAACAGGCTTTGGATTTCTAGGAACATGGCTCATGTAAGTAAATACAGTTACTTAGTTTctgtgggggttttggttttcctgtCTCTGTTTTGCTTGGCTAATGGTGGAAAGCTGTTGGTGGTGCCAATGGATGGGAGTCACTGGCTCAGCATGCGCTCACTGCTGGCAGCCCTCAGTCAGAAAGAGCACGAAATTGTCATTGTTGCACCAGAAGTAAACTTGAACGTGAAGGCATCTGAATATTACACTCTCAAAACGTATCCAGTGCCTTTAACTAGGGAAGAACTGGGAGCAAGCATGCATTCATTTGCGAATGATCTTTTTGAGAGAAGACCTTTTCTTCAAAGAATTACTGCACTTTATGAAAAAGTTCAAGTCATCTCCGATCTCTACATCTCCTCCTGTAGCAGTTTACTGCACAATAAGTATCTGACGCAATATCTTGAAGGGAGTAAATTTGATGCAGTTCTCACAGATCCTGTTGCACCATGTGGACAAATACTGGCTCTGCATCTCTCTAtcccatctgttttctttttacgGGGACTCCCCTGCAGTCTTGATCTGCAGGCTACTCAGTGTCCTGACCCCCCTTCCTACGTCCCAAGAACATTTACAGACAACTCAGACCACATGACGTTTATCCAGCGTGTGGAAAACTTATTTCTCAAGTCATCAGAATCATTTCTTTGCAATTTTGCCTATTTGCCATTTGAACTTCTGGCCTCAGATGTTCTTCACAGACCAGTAACAATGAAGGAGCTCTTAAGCCATGGATCCATTTGGCTTAAAAGAATGGATTTTGTTTTTGAGTATCCCATGCCAGTGATGCCCAACATAGTTTTTATTGGAGGTATAaactgtggaaagaaaaaaacattatctCAG GCTGATCTGGAACG TTTGGCTGCTGGTGGGAAGCTGCTGGTGGTGCCGGTGGACGGGAGTCATTGGCTCAGCATGCGGGAAGTGTTGGATGGTCTCAGGCAGAAGGGACATGAAATAGTCGTTGTTGCACCTGAA GGTATTTACACAGCATACAGACCGCATGAACTTTCTCCAGCGGGTGAAGAATCTAATGTTTGA